In bacterium, a single genomic region encodes these proteins:
- a CDS encoding methyltransferase domain-containing protein: MTEILDWTYAYRKLMAVDTACELDLFTRLEERPQTADELARTTDAQPRPLKAMLDACVGLGLLSWEQGRYINRPVAEIHLVRGRPLFLGDLFRLFAAEAPQWLSLKELMMTGHAGAEHGPVDIGPRRFTMAMHALALLGEAAALGESVDLSGRSDLIDIGCGSGIYSVEFCRRNPDLRATLLDGPRVLEVAEEIVAANGLSERIETRPGDMLRDSYGEDRDAILMSDVLYVESRSSKGMLLEAHRALAPGGLLVIRGYFSDPGGNQNPFGALFDLARLFWGEEREATPLPCVLDWLAEAGFTGIRSSPLTERSTCILATA; this comes from the coding sequence ATGACCGAGATCCTCGACTGGACCTACGCCTACCGCAAGCTGATGGCGGTGGACACGGCCTGCGAGCTGGACCTGTTCACCCGGCTCGAAGAACGCCCGCAGACTGCTGACGAGCTGGCAAGGACTACCGATGCCCAGCCGCGACCGCTGAAGGCGATGCTGGACGCGTGCGTCGGCCTCGGGCTGCTTAGCTGGGAGCAGGGACGCTACATCAATCGACCGGTGGCCGAGATCCATCTGGTGCGCGGACGGCCCCTTTTCCTGGGCGACCTGTTCCGCCTGTTCGCCGCCGAGGCACCGCAGTGGCTCTCCTTGAAGGAGCTAATGATGACCGGCCACGCGGGCGCCGAGCACGGGCCCGTGGACATCGGCCCCCGCCGGTTCACCATGGCTATGCACGCCCTGGCCCTGCTGGGCGAGGCCGCGGCGCTGGGCGAGTCCGTCGACCTGTCGGGCCGCAGCGATCTCATCGACATCGGCTGCGGCTCGGGCATCTATTCCGTCGAGTTCTGCCGGCGGAACCCGGATCTCAGAGCCACGCTGCTCGACGGACCTCGGGTGCTCGAGGTGGCCGAGGAGATCGTGGCGGCGAACGGTCTGTCGGAGCGCATCGAGACGCGGCCCGGGGACATGCTGAGGGATTCGTACGGCGAAGACCGTGACGCCATCTTGATGTCCGACGTTCTCTACGTGGAGAGCCGCAGCAGCAAGGGCATGCTCCTCGAAGCGCACCGGGCGCTCGCCCCAGGCGGCTTGCTCGTCATACGAGGCTACTTCTCCGATCCTGGGGGCAACCAGAACCCGTTTGGCGCCCTGTTCGACCTCGCCCGCCTGTTCTGGGGCGAGGAGCGCGAGGCCACGCCCCTGCCGTGTGTGCTCGACTGGTTGGCCGAGGCCGGCTTCACGGGAATTCGCTCGTCTCCGCTCACCGAGCGGAGCACGTGTATCCTGGCCACTGCCTAG
- a CDS encoding toll/interleukin-1 receptor domain-containing protein, with protein MTHVDRAAPRERGCTLRPRVFLSYRRKDTPGQASWIYDGLVRHLGPDRVFRDFDVIQAGSSFAAAIREALAESDLVLALIGHGWLEEDPAARRTRLFDPEDWVRLELESALGSGTPILPVLINGVTMPPPGLVPEELWPVLGIEAVEVSDKNRDTDVKVLVETIASLLNDSSLCRALARLSYRLRRLLFCATVLLTLGLALLTWKELRDRSRNDVVEAIRPYGFEQLEGGLFSSKLEFRGDATGFSKGISTVAKLSGVVDLDLLRNTELQDLGKPEELPRLRSLDLSCCTNMVMLNGLAGQGRLEELLLSDVSATSFEFLGSLRSLRTLDLRGTLFGDSDFTHLALLEDLRVLKVPAVPDPAALEPLKNLSYLCVQDSDPALLESALPWVDVVVRCPLSACTG; from the coding sequence ATGACACACGTCGATCGCGCCGCGCCGCGCGAGCGCGGATGCACGCTGCGACCCAGGGTGTTCTTGAGCTATCGGCGAAAAGACACCCCGGGCCAGGCCAGCTGGATCTACGACGGGCTCGTGCGGCACCTGGGGCCCGATCGGGTCTTCCGGGACTTCGACGTCATCCAGGCCGGCTCGAGCTTCGCGGCCGCTATCCGGGAGGCGCTTGCGGAGAGCGACCTGGTTCTGGCGCTGATCGGTCACGGCTGGCTGGAAGAGGACCCGGCGGCCCGTAGAACTCGGCTGTTTGATCCGGAGGACTGGGTCCGGCTGGAGCTGGAGAGCGCGCTCGGCTCCGGCACGCCGATCCTGCCCGTGCTGATCAACGGGGTCACGATGCCGCCCCCGGGGTTGGTGCCCGAGGAGCTCTGGCCCGTCCTGGGGATCGAAGCCGTCGAGGTCAGCGACAAGAACCGCGACACCGACGTCAAGGTGCTGGTCGAGACAATCGCCTCTCTTCTGAACGACTCATCGCTCTGCCGGGCCCTGGCGAGGCTCTCCTACCGACTTCGGAGGCTGCTTTTCTGCGCCACCGTCCTGCTTACTCTGGGCCTCGCCCTGCTCACCTGGAAGGAGCTTCGCGATCGGTCCCGGAACGACGTCGTCGAAGCGATCAGGCCCTACGGCTTCGAGCAGCTCGAGGGGGGTCTCTTCTCTTCGAAGCTCGAGTTTCGGGGAGACGCGACCGGGTTCTCGAAAGGCATCTCGACGGTGGCGAAGCTGTCCGGGGTGGTCGACCTCGATCTGTTGCGAAACACCGAGCTTCAGGACCTGGGCAAACCGGAGGAGCTGCCCAGACTGCGCAGCCTGGATCTCTCCTGCTGCACGAACATGGTGATGCTCAATGGGCTCGCCGGCCAGGGCCGGCTGGAGGAGCTCCTGCTCTCGGACGTTTCTGCCACGAGCTTCGAGTTCCTCGGTTCGCTGCGGTCGCTCCGGACTCTGGATCTTCGAGGCACCTTGTTCGGCGACTCCGACTTCACTCATCTGGCGCTCCTGGAAGACCTGCGCGTCCTCAAGGTGCCGGCGGTCCCGGACCCGGCCGCCCTGGAGCCTCTGAAGAATCTCAGCTATCTCTGCGTGCAGGACAGCGATCCCGCATTGCTCGAGTCGGCGCTTCCCTGGGTCGACGTCGTGGTGCGCTGCCCCCTCTCGGCCTGCACCGGCTGA